A region of Saimiri boliviensis isolate mSaiBol1 chromosome 10, mSaiBol1.pri, whole genome shotgun sequence DNA encodes the following proteins:
- the FIGNL1 gene encoding fidgetin-like protein 1, whose translation MQTSSSRSVHLSEWQKNYFAITSGICAGQKADAYRAQILRIQYAWANSEISQVCATKLFKNYAEKYSAIIDSDNVESGLNNYAENILTLAGSQQTDSDKWQSGLSINNVFKMSSVQKMMQAGKKFRDSLLEPAHASVVIHKEATVFGLPKFSVCGSSQESDQLPNSAHDRDRTQDFPESNPLKLLQSAQPPMVTNTAKTCPAFSAPVGESATAKFHATPLFGNVKKENPSSPKENIGLNMFLSNQSCFPAASENLQRKSFYGSSTIDALSNPLLNKAYSKTEDNGPKEDSSLPIFKTAKEQLWVDQQKKYHQPQRASGSSYGGVKKSLGASRSRGILGKFVPPIPKQDGGEQNGGMQYKPFGAGPTEPAHPVDERLKNLEPKMIELIMNEIMDHGPPVNWEDIAGVEFAKATIKEIVVWPMLRPDIFTGLRGPPKGILLFGPPGTGKTLIGKCIASQSGATFFSISASSLTSKWVGEGEKMVRALFAVARCQQPAVIFIDEIDSLLSQRGDGEHESSRRIKTEFLVQLDGATTSSEDRILVVGATNRPQEIDEAARRRLVKRLYIPLPEASARKQIVINLMSKEQCCLSEEEIEQIVQLSDGFSGADMTQLCREASLGPIRSLQTADIATITPDQVRPIAYIDFENAFRTVRPSVSPKDLELYENWNKTFGCGK comes from the coding sequence ATGCAGACCTCCAGCTCTAGATCTGTGCACCTGAGTGAATGGCAGAAGAATTACTTTGCAATTACATCTGGCATATGTGCAGGACAGAAGGCAGATGCATACCGTGCACAGATATTACGCATTCAGTATGCATGGGCAAACTCTGAGATCTCCCAGGTCTGTGCTACCAAACTGTTCAAAAACTATGCAGAGAAATATTCTGCAATTATTGATTCTGACAATGTTGAATCTGGCTTGAATAATTATGCAGAAAACATTTTGACTTTGGCAGGGTCTCAACAAACAGATAGTGACAAGTGGCAGTCTGGATTgtcaataaataatgttttcaaaatgagTAGTGTACAGAAGATGATGCAAGCTGGCAAAAAATTCAGAGACTCTTTGTTGGAACCTGCTCATGCATCAGTGGTAATCCATAAGGAGGCCACTGTCTTTGGTCTTCCTAAATTTAGTGTTTGTGGTAGTTCTCAAGAGAGTGACCAACTGCCTAACTCAGCTCATGATCGAGATAGGACCCAAGACTTCCCAGAGAGCAATCCTTTGAAACTCCTTCAGAGTGCCCAGCCACCTATGGTGACTAACACTGCTAAGACTTGTCCTGCATTCTCAGCACCTGTAGGTGAGTCAGCCACTGCAAAATTCCATGCCACACCATTGTTTGGAAATGTCAAAAAGGAAAATCCCAGCTctccaaaagaaaacataggacTTAATATGTTCTTATCTAATCAGTCTTGTTTTCCTGCTGCTTCTGAAAATCTGCAAAGAAAGTCTTTTTATGGTTCTAGTACCATTGATGCACTTTCCAATCCATTACTGAATAAGGCTTATAGTAAAACAGAAGATAATGGCCCAAAGGAGGATAGCAGCctgcctatttttaaaactgcaaaagaACAATTGTGGGTAGATCAGCAGAAAAAGTACCACCAACCTCAGCGTGCATCAGGGTCTTCATATGGTGGTGTAAAAAAGTCTCTAGGAGCTAGTAGATCCCGAGGAATACTTGGAAAGTTTGTTCCTCCTATACCTAAGCAAGATGGGGGAGAGCAGAATGGAGGAATGCAGTATAAGCCTTTTGGGGCAGGACCTACAGAACCAGCACATCCAGTCGATGAGCGTCTGAAGAACTTGGAGCCAAAGATGATTGAACTTATTATGAATGAGATTATGGATCATGGACCTCCAGTAAATTGGGAAGATATTGCAGGGGTAGAATTTGCTAAAGCCACCATAAAGGAAATAGTCGTGTGGCCCATGTTGAGGCCAGACATCTTTACTGGTTTAAGGGGACCCCCTAAAGGAATTTTGCTGTTTGGTCCTCCTGGGACTGGTAAAACTCTAATTGGCAAGTGCATTGCTAGTCAGTCTGGGGCAACATTCTTTAGCATCTCTGCTTCATCCTTAACTTCTAAATGGGTAGGCGAGGGGGAGAAGATGGTCCGTGCATTGTTTGCTGTTGCAAGGTGTCAGCAACCAGCTGTGATATTTATTGATGAAATTGATTCCCTGTTATCTCAACGGGGAGATGGTGAGCATGAATCTTCTAGAAGgattaaaacagaatttttagtTCAATTAGATGGGGCGACAACATCTTCTGAAGATCGTATCCTAGTGGTGGGAGCAACAAATCGGCCGCAAGAAATTGATGAGGCTGCCCGAAGAAGATTGGTGAAAAGGCTTTATATTCCCCTCCCAGAAGCTTCAGCCAGGAAACAGATAGTAATTAATCTCATGTCCAAAGAGCAGTGTTGCCTCAGTGAAGAAGAAATTGAACAGATTGTACAGCTGTCTGATGGGTTTTCAGGAGCAGACATGACACAGCTTTGCAGAGAGGCTTCTCTTGGTCCTATTCGCAGTTTACAAACGGCTGACATTGCTACCATAACACCAGATCAAGTTCGGCCAATAGCTTATATTgattttgaaaatgcttttagAACTGTGCGACCTAGTGTTTCTCCAAAAGATTTAGAGCTTTACGAAAACTGGAACAAAACTTTTGGTTGTGGAAAGTAA